One Rhododendron vialii isolate Sample 1 chromosome 2a, ASM3025357v1 genomic region harbors:
- the LOC131317948 gene encoding ABC transporter F family member 3 encodes MTEVASTVVHDVLGRRALDVDQPIIDYIVNVLADEDFDFGEDGDGAFEALGELLVDSGCVSDSTECRLVCSTLCEKFGKHGLVKDIPTVRSLTTPLRMFDGMDEEEVPKKKPEVIDGPLLTERDKIKLERRKRKEERQREAEYQMHLAEMEATKAGMPVVCVNHGDGPNVKDIHMENFSISVGGRELIVDGTVTLSFGRHYGLVGRNGTGKTTFLRYMAMHAIDGIPSNCQILHVEQEVVGDDSTALQCVLNADVERAQLLEEEAHLVTLQRKLEMEAESGNDKGEINGMDKNAVAQRLEEIYKKLELIDADSAESRAATILAGLSFTTEMQKKPTKTFSGGWRMRIALARALFIEPDILLLDEPTNHLDLHAVLWLETYLVKWSKTFIVVSHAREFLNTVVTDILHLQGQKLTAYKGDYDTFERTREEQLKNQQKAFESNERVREHMQSFIDKFRYNAKRASLVQSRIKALERIGRVDEVINDPDYKFEFPSPDDRPGPPIISFSDASFGYPGGPLLFKNLNFGIDLDSRVAMVGPNGIGKSTILKLIAGDLQPSSGTVFRSAKVRIAVFSQHHVDGLDLSSNPLLYMMRNFPGVPEQKLRGHLGSFGITGNLALQPMYTLSGGQKSRVAFAKITFKKPHILLLDEPSNHLDLDAVEALIQGLVLFQGGVLMVSHDEHLISGSVEQLWAVTDGKVSPFNGTFQDYKKLLQHS; translated from the exons ATGACGGAGGTGGCGAGCACGGTCGTTCACGACGTACTGGGCCGAAGAGCTCTAGACGTGGACCAGCCAATCATCGACTACATCGTCAATGTCCTCGCCGACGAGGACTTCGATTTCGGCGAAGACGGCGACGGAGCTTTCGAAGCCCTAGGAGAACTACTGGTCGATTCCGGCTGCGTTTCTGACAGTACGGAATGTCGCTTG GTTTGTAGCACACTTTGTGAAAAATTTGGAAAGCATGGGTTGGTTAAAGATATTCCAACTGTGAGAAGCCTCACAACACCATTGAGAATGTTTGATGGGATGGATGAAGAGGAAGTTCCAAAGAAGAAGCCGGAGGTGATAGATGGTCCTTTGCTAACTGAACGTGACAAAATAAAGCTTGaaaggagaaagagaaaggaggagCGCCAAAGGGAG GCAGAATACCAGATGCATTTAGCAGAAATGGAAGCAACCAAAGCTGGAATGCCTGTTGTATGTGTAAATCATGGTGATGGACCAAATGTCAAGGATATCCACATGGAGAACTTCAGTATCTCTGTGGGTGGTCGTGAGCTTATAGTTGATGGCACGGTGACACTTTCATTTGGAAGGCACTATG GTCTTGTAGGAAGAAATGGTACTGGGAAAACAACTTTCCTGAGGTACATGGCCATGCATGCAATCGATGGTATTCCTTCGAACTGCCAGATATTGCATGTGGAGCAGGAAGTGGTTGGTGATGACTCAACAGCCTTGCAGTGTGTTCTTAATGCTGACGTTGAAAGAGCCCAGTTATTGGAAGAGGAAGCTCATCTAGTTACATTACAG AGGAAATTGGAGATGGAGGCTGAAAGTGGAAACGATAAAGGGGAGATAAATGGGATGGACAAAAATGCTGTCGCCCAAAGGCTTGAAGAGATATACAAAAAACTCGAGTTAATAGATGCAGATTCTGCCGAGTCACGTGCTGCTACCATTCTTGCA GGTCTCAGCTTCACAACAGAAATGCAGAAGAAGCCTACAAAAACCTTTTCTGGAGGATGGAGAATGCGAATAGCACTTGCCCGTGCACTATTTATTGAGCCTGATATATTACTACTGGATGAACCCACG AACCATCTTGATCTTCATGCTGTCTTGTGGCTGGAAACTTACTTGGTGAAATGGTCAAAAACATTCATAGTTGTTTCTCATGCTAGAGAATTCTTGAACACG GTAGTCACAGATATTCTCCATCTACAAGGGCAAAAACTGACTGCATACAAGGGAGATTACGATACCTTTGAGAGGACACGAGAGGAGCAGCTTAAGAACCAACAGAAAGCATTTGAGTCTAATGAACGTGTGAGGGAACATATGCAG TCCTTCATTGATAAGTTTCGCTACAATGCAAAGCGTGCATCTCTTGTCCAATCAAGAATTAAG GCATTGGAGCGGATAGGGCGTGTGGACGAAGTTATTAATGACCCTGA CTACAAGTTTGAGTTCCCTAGTCCAGATGACAGACCAGGTCCACCAATTATAAGTTTCAG CGAtgcatcttttggttatcctgGGGGGCCACTATTGTTTAAGAACTTAAATTTTGGGATTGATCTTGACAGCCGCGTAGCAA TGGTTGGCCCAAATGGCATTGGAAAATCAACTATACTCAAGCTAATTGCTGGGGACCTTCAACCAAGCTCAGGGACAGTTTTCCGCTCGGCTAAG GTTCGCATTGCTGTGTTCAGTCAGCATCATGTTGACGGGTTAGACTTATCTTCAAATCCTCTTCTATATATGATGCGCAACTTCCCA GGAGTGCCTGAACAAAAGCTTCGAGGTCACTTGGGTTCATTTGGTATAACTGGAAATCTTGCTCTACAGCCAATGTACACCTTGTCTG GTGGTCAGAAAAGCAGAGTTGCATTTGCAAAGATAACTTTCAAAAAACCTCACATTTTACTGCTTGATGAGCCATCGAATCATCTT GATTTGGATGCTGTGGAGGCATTAATTCAGGGTCTTGTCCTGTTCCAAGGAGGCGTGCTGATG GTGAGTCACGATGAACATCTGATATCGGGCAGTGTGGAACAGCTGTGGGCAGTCACTGACGGCAAGGTGTCACCTTTCAATGGAACATTCCAGGATTACAAGAAACTACTTCAGCATTCCTAA